From Oceanispirochaeta sp. M1, a single genomic window includes:
- a CDS encoding YeeE/YedE family protein: MNNKVENIIGFALVLLILIFGGAFLGSQMLLLRLMAGIGFGYALTRAFMGFAGSVNRPYRTGSSKLMRILMWMFLGTAALSVALLYGRDATTYNLWVNPINLGLILGGLFFGFGMTFSSCCASGVLTDLVTGLPRAITTLIFFGLGVFIGFPVQKTASWVTDSWFSSVTGEQLSGGVYMPDWFMWDGMNGYLGATLLTAFFAAIVIYLSRRFEDSRKASGKFSGVGSEIEQDKEIEKKPFKLFSKETYEMVFVTPWKMRTGAVVIAIVFTLLMGVTKAGWGASTVYGFWFGKVLMVFGVSSKALASFTHFPASFFQTSIFANPVSVQNFGIILGTIITLLLAGSFKATFLSEIKVRFKDILLFAMGGLFMGFGTRLANGCNVGALYTPIANFSLSGWIFLIFLVGGGIIGNRVAKMTSSSCVN; encoded by the coding sequence ATGAACAACAAAGTAGAAAATATTATAGGATTTGCACTTGTTCTGCTTATCCTTATATTTGGAGGGGCATTTCTGGGATCCCAGATGCTTCTCCTCAGACTTATGGCTGGTATCGGGTTTGGATACGCCCTGACCAGAGCCTTTATGGGTTTTGCAGGAAGTGTAAACAGACCCTATAGAACAGGATCATCAAAGTTGATGAGAATCCTTATGTGGATGTTCCTGGGAACAGCGGCATTATCTGTTGCTCTCCTTTATGGCAGGGATGCGACTACTTACAATCTGTGGGTGAACCCTATTAACCTGGGACTGATCCTGGGTGGATTATTTTTCGGTTTTGGTATGACATTTTCATCATGCTGTGCATCCGGTGTTCTTACAGACCTTGTTACAGGCCTGCCGAGAGCAATAACTACACTTATATTCTTCGGCCTTGGTGTTTTTATCGGATTTCCCGTTCAGAAAACAGCGTCCTGGGTTACGGACTCATGGTTTTCCTCAGTAACAGGAGAACAGCTCTCCGGAGGTGTTTATATGCCGGACTGGTTCATGTGGGATGGAATGAACGGTTACCTGGGAGCTACCCTGCTGACCGCTTTCTTTGCAGCTATAGTCATATACCTGTCCAGACGATTCGAAGACAGCCGTAAGGCAAGCGGTAAATTTTCCGGTGTGGGTTCAGAAATTGAACAGGACAAAGAGATTGAGAAAAAACCCTTTAAATTGTTCAGTAAAGAAACATATGAAATGGTATTTGTCACTCCCTGGAAAATGAGAACCGGCGCTGTAGTTATAGCAATTGTATTCACTCTCCTAATGGGTGTAACAAAAGCCGGTTGGGGAGCCTCAACAGTATACGGTTTCTGGTTTGGTAAAGTACTTATGGTATTCGGAGTCTCATCTAAGGCTCTGGCATCATTCACACATTTCCCGGCATCATTCTTTCAGACATCTATTTTTGCCAATCCTGTATCTGTACAGAACTTCGGTATTATTCTTGGAACCATTATAACCCTCTTACTGGCAGGAAGCTTCAAAGCAACATTTCTGTCAGAAATCAAGGTCAGGTTCAAGGATATTCTATTGTTTGCCATGGGTGGACTCTTTATGGGATTTGGCACAAGGCTTGCCAATGGTTGTAATGTGGGAGCACTCTACACACCAATAGCTAACTTCTCTCTTTCAGGATGGATCTTCCTGATCTTCCTTGTTGGTGGTGGTATTATCGGTAACCGCGTTGCTAAAATGACCAGCTCCAGCTGTGTAAACTGA
- a CDS encoding FAD-dependent oxidoreductase, producing the protein MPRKLLVVGGVAGGASAAARLRRLSEEDQIIVFEKGPHVSFSNCCLPYHLSGTIEKAEDLVLMTPELFKSQYNIDVRTDNEVVSIDRQAKEVVVKKLTTGEEYRESYDKLVLSPGGKPIVPPIPGIEKVKSYTIRNVVDIAKLAEAVKGENVKNVSVIGGGFIGIETVENLKEAGYNVTLVEAMPQILRILDSDMVQILHKELYDQGVNLIVNDKVSAFEENKIILGSGRKVDADVVVLAIGVSPEIDLAKGAGLEIGKTGAIKVDQNYRTVDRDIYAVGDAIEVYSYLFNDYFKLPLAGPAQKQARGVADHINGMKIDNRGYIGSSILKVFDYNAASTGMTVDFIRNFKHNIDFDCVRVIPGDKVGLMPTAKNLHFKLVYEVPTGKILGAQAIGKGNVDKRIDVIATVIKFGGTIRDLQDLELCYAPPFGTAKDVVNFAGYVATNRLHDVFKQVNVDDVRDLVEHSAAIFDVREENEYELSHIKGAKNIPLSQLRDRINEFPKDRNIYLHCRSGQRSYNAVLALQNLGFKRVYNVSGGFMGVSFHEFFHDKMSGRDTILTDYNFD; encoded by the coding sequence ATGCCAAGAAAATTATTAGTAGTTGGTGGAGTTGCCGGTGGAGCATCAGCAGCAGCCAGATTAAGAAGACTCAGTGAAGAAGATCAGATTATCGTATTTGAAAAGGGACCTCATGTCTCTTTTTCAAACTGCTGCCTGCCCTATCATTTGAGCGGCACTATTGAGAAAGCAGAGGATCTGGTTTTAATGACTCCCGAACTCTTTAAATCACAGTATAATATCGACGTCAGAACTGATAACGAAGTGGTTTCCATCGACAGGCAGGCAAAAGAAGTTGTTGTAAAGAAACTGACCACTGGCGAGGAGTATAGAGAGTCCTATGACAAACTCGTTCTCTCTCCCGGAGGAAAACCCATTGTCCCCCCCATTCCAGGCATTGAAAAAGTAAAGTCTTACACCATCAGAAATGTTGTGGATATCGCCAAACTTGCAGAAGCAGTTAAAGGGGAGAATGTTAAGAATGTCTCCGTCATAGGCGGTGGTTTTATAGGAATTGAAACCGTTGAAAACCTTAAGGAAGCGGGATATAACGTAACTCTGGTCGAGGCAATGCCCCAGATCCTGAGAATCCTTGATTCCGACATGGTTCAGATCCTCCATAAAGAACTTTATGACCAGGGTGTAAATCTTATCGTTAACGATAAGGTCAGCGCCTTTGAAGAAAACAAGATCATTCTTGGTTCCGGTAGAAAAGTGGATGCTGATGTGGTTGTACTGGCTATCGGAGTATCTCCTGAAATTGATCTGGCTAAGGGTGCGGGTCTTGAGATCGGAAAAACCGGTGCTATTAAAGTTGATCAAAACTACAGAACAGTCGACAGGGACATCTACGCTGTGGGAGATGCCATTGAGGTATACAGTTATCTGTTCAACGACTACTTTAAACTGCCCCTTGCAGGTCCGGCACAGAAGCAGGCCAGAGGTGTTGCGGATCATATCAACGGTATGAAAATTGACAACAGAGGTTATATAGGATCCTCCATCCTGAAGGTCTTTGATTACAATGCAGCCTCAACTGGTATGACAGTTGATTTTATCAGAAATTTTAAACATAACATCGATTTTGACTGCGTCAGAGTTATCCCGGGTGACAAGGTCGGACTGATGCCCACAGCAAAAAACTTGCATTTTAAGCTGGTATATGAAGTACCCACAGGTAAGATTCTGGGAGCCCAGGCTATCGGTAAGGGAAATGTGGACAAGAGAATCGACGTTATCGCAACGGTTATCAAATTCGGAGGAACCATCAGAGACCTACAGGATCTGGAACTCTGCTATGCACCTCCCTTTGGAACTGCCAAGGATGTTGTTAACTTTGCCGGTTATGTAGCCACCAACCGTCTCCATGATGTCTTCAAACAGGTCAATGTCGACGATGTCAGAGATCTGGTTGAACACAGTGCGGCCATCTTTGATGTAAGAGAAGAGAATGAGTACGAACTGTCCCATATCAAGGGTGCCAAGAACATTCCTCTGAGCCAGCTCAGAGACAGAATTAACGAATTTCCCAAAGACAGGAATATTTACCTCCACTGCAGAAGTGGACAGAGAAGCTACAATGCCGTATTGGCTCTGCAGAACCTCGGTTTTAAAAGGGTTTACAATGTCTCCGGCGGTTTTATGGGAGTATCCTTCCATGAATTCTTCCATGATAAGATGTCCGGCAGAGATACAATTTTAACAGATTATAATTTCGACTAG
- a CDS encoding sulfurtransferase, which translates to MRKNRLFSGLALCVLLLFTSCTFMDYAESDTLIVSAKDAVKLLDKGYILVDAQKATSYAKGHIESAVNIERKAIMISDPVPNTLATADIVAKAAGNAGLTENSDLVIYDDNKNMDSSRLYWTLKIWGHKGDIVIVSGGFFSLLDAGLNETGTATEPSPATYKTGTLDKSMIESKGKIWSMIDDPDENFVLIDVRSDEEYAEGTIPGAIHINHEKNLFINDDKGSTFRPVSHNRILYKELGITPESEIVMFCKSSVRAANTYAALYNAGYRNLKIYDGAWLEWESGKLPIFIPETTLDTTTASEDNS; encoded by the coding sequence ATGAGAAAAAATAGATTATTTTCGGGCTTAGCACTTTGTGTTTTACTGCTTTTTACTTCATGTACATTTATGGATTATGCTGAATCTGATACTTTGATTGTCAGTGCTAAAGATGCAGTAAAACTACTGGACAAGGGTTATATCCTTGTTGATGCGCAGAAAGCAACGTCTTATGCCAAGGGTCATATTGAGTCAGCAGTCAATATTGAACGGAAAGCGATTATGATTTCAGATCCTGTTCCAAATACTCTCGCTACAGCAGATATAGTTGCTAAAGCTGCGGGGAATGCCGGATTAACCGAAAACTCTGATCTTGTAATTTATGATGATAACAAGAATATGGATTCTTCTCGTCTCTACTGGACATTGAAGATCTGGGGACACAAGGGAGACATTGTTATTGTCTCCGGTGGATTTTTCAGTCTCCTGGATGCCGGTCTTAATGAAACCGGGACAGCAACAGAACCAAGCCCTGCAACATATAAAACAGGGACCCTGGATAAATCCATGATTGAAAGTAAAGGTAAAATCTGGAGTATGATTGATGATCCCGATGAAAATTTTGTACTTATTGATGTCCGTTCTGATGAAGAATACGCAGAAGGAACCATTCCAGGGGCTATTCATATAAACCATGAAAAAAATCTTTTTATAAATGATGATAAGGGAAGTACTTTCCGCCCTGTCTCTCACAATAGAATCCTTTATAAGGAACTGGGTATTACGCCTGAAAGTGAGATTGTCATGTTTTGTAAGAGTTCGGTCAGAGCTGCAAATACATATGCTGCACTTTATAATGCGGGTTATCGTAATTTAAAGATTTATGACGGAGCCTGGCTGGAATGGGAATCCGGAAAATTACCTATTTTCATTCCTGAAACAACTCTTGATACAACCACAGCTTCAGAGGATAACTCTTAA